The genomic interval TTGCAGGAAACAGGTGCAGAGCCTGATCCGGCAACATTGGCGATCAAAATGGAAATGCCTGAAGACAAGATCCGCAAGATCATGAAGATCGCCAAAGAGCCAATTTCGATGGAAACACCGATTGGTGACGATGACGATTCACATCTGGGCGATTTCATCGAGGATAACAATACACTGGCACCGGCTGACGCAGCATTGCATGCATCCATGCGCGGCGTAGTCAAAGATATTCTTGATTCCCTGACGCCACGCGAAGCTAAAGTGCTGCGCATGCGTTTCGGCATCGAAATGTCGACTGATCACACGCTGGAAGAAGTCGGTAAGCAGTTTGACGTAACGCGGGAGCGTATTCGTCAAATAGAAGCTAAGGCATTACGCAAACTGCGTCATCCTTCGCGCTCCGATAAGCTAAAAAGCTTCCTGGAAGGCAACTAAGCTAGCGACTGCTTCTGCACCATATTATTACAAAGCAACTATAACAATAGTTGCTTTCAAAGCGGAATTTCTTCTACAATGCTGATCCGCTTAAGAACTATGGTGCCGATCAATCCCGGTGGCAAAAACGGTTTAAGTAGGAAATCGGCCCCCTAGCTCATGCTTGGTTAGAGCAGCGGACTCATAATCCGTTGGTGCGCAGTTCGACTCTGCGGGGGGCCACCAGAATTAAGTAATACATTTAAAGAGTTACAGGCCTGAGGCGTGTAACTCTTTTTTCGTCAGCGACCTACTAATCCTAAATTAGGTAGGTACCCATAAAAAAAGCGCGTTACTTCACAGTAACGCGCTTTTTGCTTATTTAGCCCCGCCGTCAATCCAAATACAAATCGCTTCATAGCCTCAGAAAATAGACGGGAGTTAGTCTCGATCTAACTTAAACCAATGTCAGCGTGACGTCGACATTGCCACGGGTTGCGTTTGAATAAGGACATACATGATGCGCTTTATCGACCAATGTTTGTGCCGCGGCTTTATCCATACCTGGAATCGAAATCTTCAATTCGACTTCAATACCAAAGCCACCCGGTATTTGGCCGATACCTACTAGGCCAGTGATGGAAGTGTCAGCTGGCAGCGCGATTTTGTCTTGTGATGCCACAAATTTCATTGCGCCGATAAAACAAGCTGAATAGCCTGCTGCAAACAGTTGTTCAGGGTTAGTACCATTACCGCCACCACCGCCGAGTTCTTTCGGAGTGGTTAATTTTAGGTCAACGATGCCGTCTGGTGAAACAGCACGACCATCACGTCCACCAGTTGCTGTGGCTGTAGCTGTAAATAGAATTTTTTCGACTGACATAATAATTTCCTTTAGATAAATTACATTAAATGGCCGCTTGAGAAAATCCGTTAAAACTCGTCAGCTGGCTTTACTGAGAATACGGATACTAACAACTACCTTACACTGCAACGCATATTTGAGCAGATTATTCGTCATAAATTACACAATAAAATTGCACACAATTTAATAGAAAAAATATCAAATTGCTCTACTGCCTTACCTCACACAATTAAGTAATATTGCTAGCCATTGCTCTACGCAAACGCTGCAACTGGCCTGTTAGCGCTTTTAATTCGTCCAGCGAACATTGCGCGCTGCAGCTGACCTGCTGCGGAATAGTTTGCGCTTGGTGCCGCAAACTATCACCCATTGCAGTCAGACTAACGATCACCTGACGCTCGTCCTTGGCGGCCCGTTGACGTCGGACCAAACCGGCAATCTCAAGCCGCTTTAGCAACGGCGTGAGTGTGCCCGAATCCAAATACAAACGCTCACCCACTTCCGAAACCGTGACTGCATCACGCTCCCATAATGTCAGCATTACCAAATACTGTGGATAAGTAATGCCCAACTGTTGCAACAACGGCTTATAAATCTTGGTCATGGTTAACGAAGCAGAATATAGCGCAAAACATAATTGATTATCTAACAACAAACTATCTGGACCGAATACCGCGTCAGACAGATCGTTATCAATGATATTTGCGTTGTGCGTTTCCATAGCCTGAATAATATACTGCACAAAATTAAATTGCAAACAATTTAATTGCAAGTATTAAAAATTAAAATCGTCCCTCATCAAACCCTGCGTAAATTAGCTTGTAAAACCACACTAATAAAATGCCCCTCAGGCGATTCTTACATCAATCGCGCGAAGGGCGTTCCTTACCAAACGTCAAACGCTCATATTTCCCAGAGTACTGGCACGATAGGCTGCGACAAACGTATCAAAATCCCCTATTTGGGTGCGCTCAATCTGAGCTTGCTCGTCTAATGATTTTGCGGCCATTTCGGTGAAGTAGGCATGCTCCTCCGGGCTAGGTGGACGCGCGCGAAACTGCTGGGCATGTACGTTACTCTGACGCAACGCAAATTGCGCAAATGTTTCCTGATGCTCCTGCATTGCGGCCAATACGCGTGCGGATGGTGTCAGTTCAGGTGCTTGCAACTTGCGGCGTTGCTGCTCCAGTGCATCTGCGTGTTGATTATCGTCACGCTGAGCATCTAGCAATACTGCTGCGGCGCCGATTTTTTTAAGTAGCGCCAATCCCCATGCCTGCAAGGTAATCGGGGCACCGTTATGCTGCAATTCCAATCCAGGGCGTCGGCCCTCTTTTACCACTTTGGAGAAATTTTCTCCATTTTCGATACTTTCGTCATCGGTCGTACACGGGCTTTCTTCAAGCGCGCAAAAGAGCAAGAAGGCATCCAGAAAGCGGCCAGTTTCGAGGCTGATCCCAGTCGGCTCAAATGGATCGATATCCATGCAACGGACTTCAATGTACTGCACTCCACGCGCGGACAAGGCCTGTATCGGTCGTTCGCCACTATTAATGACGCGCTTAGGTCGAATAGTGGAGTAATACTCATTTTCGATCTGCAGAATATTAGTGTTAATTTGGATCCATTCACCATCGCGGTGAGTGCCGATTTCTTCGTAGGGAGGATACGATTGGCTAACTGCGCGCGACAAACTCTTGATGTAGCTGTCAAGATTGTTGTAATGCGGCGTCAGATTTGCCTGCGCTTTGCTCTGATAGCCCAAATCGCTCATCCGCAAACTGGTGGCATACGGCAGATAAAGCGTGTCATCGTCTAACGTTTCCAGACTATGTGGACGCCCAGCCAAAAAGTTTTTAGAAAGTGCCGGGGAAGCTCCAAACAAATACATTAGCAACCAGCTGTACCGACGAAAATTGCGGATTAGCGCAATATAGCCATCGGACTGAAAAGATCTTGCCGTGCAAGGATCGCCCGCCACTTGTTGTAACAGCGGCCAAACGGCTTCAGACAGAGAAAAATTGTAATGAATGCCAGCGATGCACTGCATCCG from Glaciimonas sp. PCH181 carries:
- a CDS encoding MarR family winged helix-turn-helix transcriptional regulator, producing METHNANIIDNDLSDAVFGPDSLLLDNQLCFALYSASLTMTKIYKPLLQQLGITYPQYLVMLTLWERDAVTVSEVGERLYLDSGTLTPLLKRLEIAGLVRRQRAAKDERQVIVSLTAMGDSLRHQAQTIPQQVSCSAQCSLDELKALTGQLQRLRRAMASNIT
- the gshA gene encoding glutamate--cysteine ligase, encoding MTDYYTRRLALLGQDEHRALLTKGLRGIERETLRVKPDGKLALTPHPPSLGSALMQPQITTDYSESLLEFITPAENDIATVMTELDTIHRFVYTQLGDEMLWSDSMPCELPDEEQIPIAWYGTSHIGTLKHVYRRGLALRYGKRMQCIAGIHYNFSLSEAVWPLLQQVAGDPCTARSFQSDGYIALIRNFRRYSWLLMYLFGASPALSKNFLAGRPHSLETLDDDTLYLPYATSLRMSDLGYQSKAQANLTPHYNNLDSYIKSLSRAVSQSYPPYEEIGTHRDGEWIQINTNILQIENEYYSTIRPKRVINSGERPIQALSARGVQYIEVRCMDIDPFEPTGISLETGRFLDAFLLFCALEESPCTTDDESIENGENFSKVVKEGRRPGLELQHNGAPITLQAWGLALLKKIGAAAVLLDAQRDDNQHADALEQQRRKLQAPELTPSARVLAAMQEHQETFAQFALRQSNVHAQQFRARPPSPEEHAYFTEMAAKSLDEQAQIERTQIGDFDTFVAAYRASTLGNMSV
- a CDS encoding organic hydroperoxide resistance protein, whose protein sequence is MSVEKILFTATATATGGRDGRAVSPDGIVDLKLTTPKELGGGGGNGTNPEQLFAAGYSACFIGAMKFVASQDKIALPADTSITGLVGIGQIPGGFGIEVELKISIPGMDKAAAQTLVDKAHHVCPYSNATRGNVDVTLTLV